Genomic window (Chionomys nivalis chromosome 7, mChiNiv1.1, whole genome shotgun sequence):
ACCTCCCAGACAGGTGATCAGCTGGATTTCTGCAAAGGGCCCTTAACCCCAAACCCTTGGCATAGTTCTAAGCTGACCAGCAGCCTGAGGTTGCTGTTGGGCGCAGAGATCAGATctttctccacccacctaccctTTACCCTCAAcaacttgctttttcttttaccAGCAAAGAGTTGAAATTCATAAGTTGCGTCAAGGTGAGAACTTAATCCTGGGCTTCAGTATTGGAGGTGGGATCGACCAGGACCCTTCCCAGAATCCCTTCTCAGAAGATAAAACAGACAAGGTGAGAGACTAGGGTCCCAGAAGCCTGAGGTGGCAGATTTTTCTTCCTGGGCCTGTGTGGAAAGAGCAGACTGTTTTTTCTTAGTCAATCCTAAATGATATGGTGGGATTAAGTAGAAGGCATGCTGAGACACCTGGAGGAGCAGGAGGTGGCCATCAGCAGGCTGGAACATCCCAGGGGCAGCTACACTGGCCACCTGGTTGTCATGGCACAGTCCATGCCAGCTGAATGTATTGGTGGGAAAGGTGGGCACAGGGACAGAGGAATTTCtgggctccgtgggtaaagggCCAATCCACTGACCACAGGACTTTACCTGGGTTGCTTCTTTGCAGGGCATTTATGTCACACGAGTGTCTGAGGGAGGCCCTGCTGAAATCGCTGGGCTGCAGATTGGAGACAAGATCATGCAGGTACAGTTGTCCCAAAGGAGGAAAACAAGGTTTGGGGGTGAGGGGCTAAACACTTGGGGTTGAGGGCTAACCTAGCTTCCCAGAGGAGCAACTCGTTGAGATGGGTTATTGCTGTTATTGCCCCTAAAGAAGCTGGTTGCTCTGTATACCACTATGTAATGAGATATTAGCTTGTGGGCCTGCCTGAGTAGCTTGGGCCCCTCAAAACCCTGCTTTCAGattctacagcagtggttctcaaccttcccagtgctgtgactctttaatacagttccccatgttgtagtgacccccaaccatacaattatttttgttgctacttcataactttaattttgctgttatgaatcatgatatACATATGTGATATGCATTATAGTCTTAGGCAACCCTCAAGGGGGTTGCGACCTACAtactgagaaccactgttttagaggGTGAAGAGCTGAGGTAGCCTGTGTTCTCTCCTTGGGCCAGGTGAACGGCTGGGACATGACCATGGTCACTCATGACCAGGCTCGGAAGCGGCTCACCAAACGCTCGGAGGAGGTGGTGCGGCTGCTGGTGACGCGACAGTCTCTGCAGAAGGCGGTACAGCAGTCCATGCTGTCTTAGCACTCAGTCATAGTCTTGACCTGTACCCGTCAACCTTTTTGTAGTGACAACACATCCACGCTCTGTAtctccttctggcttctgctatgTGCTGGACCCCAGCTCTGAGGGGTAACAGTTGATCCCAAGGTCCAAGCCAACCTTCCTACTTCTCAACCCCAGTCTGAGGCCATGGGACTAGCTCTCTGTCTTGGAGGCTGAGGATTGGAAATGAAGGCTTGGAGTAGTATCCAGTCTACAGTGACCGTAGGCTCAGCCTGAGACCTACTACTTGGCCACAGCAGGggctgggcagtcaggaaatacCTTCTGAGAGCTGCCAAAGCTTGGAAATGCCAGGCAGGGCCATGTTTCCCCATTTTCTCTGGCTGAAGGGCTTGGCCCTGTCCTTCCTCAGTGCCTCTTTCCATGCTTCCCCAGTCATGGGGCCCAGCCTGGAGCTGGACCCAAATGTGCCAGAGACTGTATGAAGGCCACCTAGATGGAAGAGGGCAGGCTCCCACTACCTTCACTTCCCTAGCGGGTGCTGGCCTCTCCAGGATCTGCCTGCTTCAACAATTTATACAAGTTTCAAGACTGACATTTCAGGGCAGCTCtcaggattgccattttttttctctacacCTGTGGGTTTagcttttttgtattttttaaagtgatgACTTTGATACAAAGTGTTTTTATCTTACTGTTTGGAAAAGCCAATTCAATTCTCCTTTTGGATTTAGCTTACTAATTCACACACCTGGAAGCAGCAACTTGTAGCATGTGACTAAGCCAGTTGGTTACTATGGAAATGAGGCAGTATGATGCTACCCCATGCTCAACGTTTGTGCCCAATAAACAATGCTGCAAGTTTCCTATGGGTTTCTGCTGAGATGGTGGGCAGGAATCTTGGAGGGTGGAAGGAAACAAGTGCTTTGGTTTTAAGGATGGCTAGCCTGCCCCCTGCTGTTCTGAGAAAGGCACAACTCCTCTAGGCTTACTTTCCTGGGAAACGTATTTCTGGTGGTATCATAGAAGCCTCACTGGGAACATGCTGTGGTGTGCAGAGACCACGTTTGTGGAAATGCCTGGAAGCACTTTCATGGCAGCTGTGGGGGTCTTCAGTGTACATTCCCAGAGGTGTCACTACGAGACCCTCATCTGCCTCCTGTGCAGCCTACCTTCAGTTCCCACTCGAGAGGGAACTCGGGCTTATGGGAAAAACCCAGATATTTACAGGAGTGAGCTGACTAGATGGTGAGCTGGGAACTCCAGGCAGATGCCACTTAGGGGCTTGCCTATCCCTGccaatcagaaagtggaaagGAAAGCTCAGAAGGCTGGAGGTGTAGGTCAGCAATGGAGCACCTGTCTGACATGCTCAGAGTCCTGGGTTTGCAGTCATAGCACCCCTAAAGAAAAAGTCCAGcatttaaaatctctttttaaagtgTAGCACCCAataacacttcttttttttttttctggtgctgttgaacccagggtctcaagcCTATACACTACACAAGCCTTCTGCCAGTGAGCCACATCCCTCCCTTACCCTGAGACAGTCTTCTTGCTGTGTTCAAGCTGACCATGACCATGtgttcttcctgccttagcctcctataGGTGAGCTATAGACTTGACCAGGCTGCAATCCTGATTCTAGAAAAC
Coding sequences:
- the Tax1bp3 gene encoding tax1-binding protein 3, whose amino-acid sequence is MSYIPGQPVTAVVQRVEIHKLRQGENLILGFSIGGGIDQDPSQNPFSEDKTDKGIYVTRVSEGGPAEIAGLQIGDKIMQVNGWDMTMVTHDQARKRLTKRSEEVVRLLVTRQSLQKAVQQSMLS